From the Leishmania braziliensis MHOM/BR/75/M2904 contig, possible fusion of chromosomes 20 and 34 genome, the window CCCCTTTATTGACTCACTGCCTCGCcttgtgccccccccccttcttcagATACTGTCACCTTCCATCTTCTCTTGCCTTTCTGCGCGTGTTGTCCCTCAACACCACCTGTGTggtgctcttcctcctgAACGTGTCCACTGTTGGCTTGCCCAGCTCGACTCACCGTGCAGCACTTCTGATGATTCCCATTACTTTGCCAGTCAAGGCGACAGCTGTCGTTGCGACTGTCGGCGCTCTCACCTACGCCACCATGCGGGCACTGCAGGCAGTATACTCTGCACCGCCGAACATGCCAGAGCCGGCGATTCCGCCCAACCCCGAGGACGGCCCCCTGTGGAGCGTGGTTAAGCGTATCCTCTACCGCCACTTTTACGTCGTCCGCAAGGGCGATCCGTTGAAGACGCTGCAACGATGGTGCACAGAGTTCGAATACAAGCCATTCGTTATGAAGATCTTCTTCCGCCCACACGTGGTACTCTCCTGTCCGGGTGACATTGAGCACGTGTTGCTGCGCGCAGACACGAAGTTCTACAAGGACACCGGCTATGACATCGTGCGCATCGTCGTTGGTCGTGTTGGCCTTGTCGCTGTAGGCAACAAAGAGAAGCACGCCATGCATCGCCGCATCCTGATGCCTATTTTCAGGTCGCAGAACATACGCGGTCTTGCGAATGAGATTATTCGCGTGCACGCCCTGCACATGCTGGGTGGGCTTTTCGACGTCATCCAGTGCGGCAGTAGGCAGGACGCCGTGGTGAACCTCAGCGACCACATCTTTCGCATGGCGCTCTCCGCCATAGGCGAGGCGGCCTTCCGCGCCTCCCGTAGCGAGTCGCTTCGGGTGCGCACTCACTTCAATGCGATGATGAAGATGTCCCGCATGAACTACTTCTGTCCGTATCTCAAGTCGGCCGCCCAGCGTAACGCACGAAAGATCCTCAGAGAGATGAGCGTAGGCCTACTGGATAAAAACATGCAAATGAACCAGATTGGAGCGCGTCGGTGCGTGATGGACGCCCTTATTGATGAGCTGTACGTGCATTTTAGTATGGAGGACGTCTTGGATCACGTCGTCAATTTCTTGTTTGCCGGCCACGACACAGCGAGTCATACAATGGAATTCCTGTTTGCACTGCTGGGTGCAAACAAGGAGGTGCAAGACCGTCTCTACGAGGCCCTCGAGGACTTGATGCCCTCCATCTGCACTTGCCCCACCGTGGAGGAGCTTATGGAGTGCGACTACCTTGTCGCCGTTGTGAAAGAGGTTCTGCGGATGTACCCAGCGGCGCCGATTATCTACCGTGACGCCGCTGAGGATGTGTACCTTCCCGAATCTCGTGTGGTGATCCCAAAGGGGATGACGGTGGTCATcacgctcttctctctgcagcGCAACACACATGTGTACGGCGACGACGTCGACGTGTTTCGTCCTGAGCGGTGGCTTTACGAAGAAGGGGAGGCACTGCGCAAGCGCTGCGGCCGTTGCGGCTACATTCCCTTCAGCTGCGgcaagcgcagctgcatTGGCCAGGAGTTCGGCTACTTAGAGTTGCTTATCGTGACGGCACTGCTGGTCCGCCACTTGAAGATGGAGCTGGTCGGAAAGTTCCCAGAGGCTCGGTACAACATTACCTTGGTCATGAGCCACCCAGTCTCCATGCGCATCACCGCGCGCGATGGCATTTCCGTAAGTCAGATTTACGAACGCATCGCCAACGTGCTTGATCTCAACGACGAGGATGCTGAGTCTGCCGGCAACGCGGCACAGGAGGCGGGGGGCATGATGGGCTGCAAAGAAACAACCGTGCGTGGGTAAGCAACAAAGTGAAGACTTGCGCCAActctgctgtgtgtgtgggtgtgggtgtgtcagTCTGCGTATGTGTGCCGTAGTGTCTACAGCGTCGCGCTCCCAGTTTCCTGAGCATCGAttgtgcttttctttctcccttcccgcTTCTCCTTGATTTTTCTCCTGCTTTAAAAGTTCACGACAGGAGTgtgaaggggaaaggaggatCGAAACGCGGTGTGGGCATGCGGAGCGAGTCAACGTCCTCTCCGCCACCCGGGCGACatatgccccccccccagccgtttttctccctcttaCCCCATTGTAGCTCCTTCGCTCATTTCAGGCCTCGAGGAATCGAGTCATCGTAAGCGTTTGCTctttccccccacccacacccttCATTAGTCACGACGACAGGGATCCTTGGGGTGGCAGAAAAATGAGGATACTCACGTCTACCTCTTCGTGTGTAGTGTTATCCAATGGTGTCTTGAAAGCAACAGCATTCTCATTGATTAGCTCTACCAGCGCTGGAGGTGTCGATGGCGCGATCAGTGGGGATACCGGTTTGATTTACTCTTCCACGGCAATAGGAAACTTGTCAGCCAGGAAGGCTTGAAGAGATGCACTGGTATACATGattgcttctctttcggtatcattctctctccgttTATTCTTTTCTGTGCTTTGCATCGGCTTCCTGGGCAAatatgtgtgtgtcgagTGTATTTCTTCTCCcaatgttttttttttttttcacatTTTCTTTCTGAGATTCTCCTGTTTGGCTGGCTCTTTGGTCACTCTTTCTTATTGTTGTGGGGCTTTACTTATGCTTGTGAACAACTTCCCGTTGCTGCCCACCGGAAAACCGCGCTCTCTCACTGGTGCATCTCGTCTTCTCAATCGCTCTGTGTGGAGCTGGTGAAATGGTGAATGCGCACACTTCTGCGATTTCCTCCCTTTCATACAagtcgttttttttctcagtTGATCGGTCGCCTTACGTTTTGCACTTGTCTTCCTATAGAAacctttctttctctttctctttctccttctccttcccccccccccctgttcGCTGCCTCCGCTCTTTTCGCAACTTCCGCTAGTGATGTGCACagccttctccctccccacctctcttcgTGTTATTCGCTTTTGTTTGCCTTCTTCCTTTGGCGCGCgtcatttttcttttttttttgctttgcGTTGTTcggcgcgtgcgtgccgcATCTCGTTGTGGGCCGTCTTCGCTTCTCCGTTCAGCTGGCGTATTGgtcctgtttttttttttactaTCACTTTTTTATGTGCATACGTGTCGTTATTTCCGCCTCCATCTCCGCTTCCTCTTGCTCTGCACTCCTCTCCTATTTTTTTGCTcttggggggaggagaggggaggagtcTGCCCCCTGTCTGTTCCATCCTTTTATTCCGTTCTGtgtttttgctttttttttacttatgcgtgtgtgcgggcatTTGCGTTTGTTGTTTGAACTACgacctcctccgctgccaaTAGCCGCCAgtttattattattatttcTTCtttgttgtcgtcgtcgtcgttaCTTCACCCCTTTTTTTCATGTCATGTGCATGTATCCGTGCGTTCGCCGGTGTCCCTGATCTTTTCCCTACCGTGTGCCAGttgtttccttttccccttcacTGCTACTGACGTTGACGTGTACACCGCtcttgctctttttttctcgctctgtgtgtgtgtgaataTCGCTTGCCTTTCTCAGGACCTCTGCTGCTACTTCTTTGTCTCTTCGTCTTCTTTATTTAGCCGCAGCTTTGTGACTGTACGATGAAGCGTGAGTGAGTACGCTGTGACTCTGGCCTTTAGTCCCGTATGCACTTACTTCTCTCTGGTCTCTTGTCTTTCGCTATTTCCGTCATTGACCAtcctctccccaccctcgAAGCTCTGAGGGACGCATTCATAGTAATTCTGCCGGCTACACCTCTGATGTGTACCTTGGGTGGTCCGGGGGTTATCAATCTTCGTTTTGTTTTTGGacttttctccttttgcACAACGTGTCTTGTGTGCACTTTATCTCTCTGTTGGTCTTTACTCGTAAAGTGCGATGCACATCGTGTTTCTTGGGAGAACTATGCTCTCTAAGTGCACGTACTCATTTTCTGCTCACGTGCATGACTGGGGGAAATGAATGTTTTGTGCATTAGCGGTGTTTGTATTCGAGTGTGTGTTAGCCTCTTTTAGCCCCCGAGTTAGAATCGGCCAGTCCTCTtctatgttttttttttctctcttcctgtcgCAGCCCTCGTCAGGAGGGCATGCGATCTGATTCGTCTCTGTGTCAGTGACACATCACTACGAAGGCTCGATGACATGGCAGGCAGGCGGCGTGGTCATCAAAGGAAGctgaggggagagaaaagtggAAAGAAATCAAGCATTGCGGCACTATCAAAGATGTTTCAAGATGGAGTGAGACAGTAatggagaaaggaaaagccGGTGCATTATGAGAATATGAGCGAGGGGATGGCAGCTGACCAGAGTCGGTGAGTTTCCTTTGTACATGTGCGCTCAatccctttctctttcagGTACGCGATGAGTTCAGGACTGAGTTTATCGGCATGAGGCGTCACCAACGTAACAGCACGGAAAGCTCAGGACTGAAGCTCCAGTTTCGATGTTTCTCCCCCGTTCctatcctcctcctcgctcaggtttcctcttcttcccgcTCTACCCTCTCACACTGTAAAGGTAGTGCGCATGTGTTATTGATAGTACAGATGCTGGCACTGCACCTGGTATGATTCAGGCTTCCCGGATGGGCCAAGCGCGGCATTGATGACGTGCGCTTGATGATGCACCGTCATTCCATTAAGGGAAGGAGAACAACCCTTGTGTATGTCGCCCTGGCTGAAGAACGGGCGCGAAGGAGCGGAAAAGAGGATGACTTATTCGGACGCCGGTGTGGGTATTAGTGTGCGGTACCATCATCCCACGTGAGAAGGAGGGCTGTGCAGTGATAAGACCGTACCCCTTGGATCACCGTCATCAGCGCGACTTCTATCGTGGTTCTTGAGCCACGGACGGTGACGCGTCGCGCTATGCTCTCTCGTGATACAAACTGTTGGCGCTCAGCACTTCCCTCTGCCgatcccctctcccccctcaaaaaaaaaaaacacacacacagcaagAGACCACCGATGCGTGCAACAAAACTCCCAGTGCAAAAGGTGTAACGCAGTCCTGCCATATACCATGTGCTCCCTTGGGTAGTAGCCTGCGCaggtgtgtaggtgtgtgtgtgtgtgtgtgtgaccgTGTCCGGTATACTTGCCTGCTGCACAGGTTTACTGGACAAACTTCTCACCGCAGAGACCAAGAGGTCACAGTGGCCGTCGTCGGGTTCTTGAGTGTGTCGTCTATGTTTGTTTTTGATttgctttgctgttgttcgCCTTGCCTTTGATGACTCCCCTACCCTTCTCACACCCTCCCTCTTGATCTCATCCCCCTTCTCGGTTACCACAagtagacacacacacgcgcgacTGAAATCGCGTATAGCTCAAACACACAGTCCAGGAGGAGTGTTCACTGCAAGACTACGTGCGGTGCAGCATACGTGCGATGGCCAAGGCATTTCCCCGCCTGTCTCTTCTTGTGGAGGAAGACCTGCCGCCGCATCGTACCGCGTCGAATGGGATTGCTATGCTCCCGTCCTCCGCCTCTCACGGTGCCTTCATCGCCGTTGCGAGGCATGGAGAAACTTCTGCGGCACCCGTGACCGGAGCCATGGGCGTAGTGCAGCTGCAAACATCTAACAACCTACCTATCTTGTGTCTTGACGTGTACACATTAGGCACCTCGTCACTGTGGACGGCAGGTACAGCATCCAGCGCCACTACACAAGCTCCCGACatgatgctgctgcacaccatCCCTCTTTTCAATAATGACCTTCGCTGTACACATTCGCGTGGTTCAGCAAGGCAGCACATGGCGAGCAAACGCATGGACGATTCGCAATGCATATCACCTGCAACCGACTCAGCGGAAACTGGTACTTCAGCGGAGGCAGCGTGGATGGGGACGCACTTTTTCTCGCCACGATTGACTAAGACGGTGCCGCCGACAGCCTCCTcactgctggaggtggagaagatcGCATGGGTTGGTCTCAGATTTTTGGCAGTGAAGACAAGGCAGCGGCAACTGCTGCTTGTTCGCTCTGGCCTCACGGAACGCATGAGCTCGTCGAACTCTGAGTGCGATGATGACTCACAGCTTGCAACACTCGCGGAAACCCATGGCGGTCAACGTGATGCAAACGCCGTATGCGTGTCCTTTGCGCGTGTCGCAGACTTCTGCACCACAACCACAGCTACTAAAAGGGGAAACGTCGGTAAAGAAAGTTCACCGGTGTCGGTCATGATTGTAGCTGGACTACAACGCGTGACCGgtgtggtgtgctgctgcagtgcagcgccggcggcgacTCCTGCGCAAAAGTTGGCACAACCGCAGCCGTCGCGGGTGAAGGAGCACACATGGAATATTGGGCCCTTCAATCATGTGGCGTCGACTTCCCTCACGGACTCTCAAGTGTACATTTGCGCAACATCGCCGAGTGGCAACGTGGAAGTGTATACGTGGACGGTGGACAGTGCCGGTGAGGATGCGGCTCCGGTTTGCGTGCACCAGGTTCTAATGGCACTTGGGCATTCCTTCTACGGAATTGCTGTAACGAGTGCTGTGGTACCGGAGCACGAGACAGCAACACCGGCAACGCAGGACGTCAGCTTCTGGGTCATGGGTGGTGAATCAGCGGTAACGCATACCGATAGGACGGTGCTGGGCGGCgacgcagaggcagagaccTCGACCCTGCCGGCTCTGCGTGGTCTCCACGGGCGCGTGCTTCAAGTAGAATCCCAGACCTCTCAGAGTTCTGGGAAAAATCAGAGTAGCAACGGATCtcatgcagctgcgccggcaTTCAATTCGGCTCCGCGAACCTTGAACTCACTGTGGGCGGCGTCGTCGAGTGGCTCACCACAAACAGCAGAAGAGGCCATCCAGGGCGCTACCGTTTCAAGTGCCACAGCCCCAGCCCTAGCGGCGACCCCGCCCACTGTCTTCGAGGCTGTGTCAAGCCTCCGAATGCAGGAGCCGTGCTTCCTGCCAtcgcagagaagaggggctCTCCAGAATGGCGTCGACTCTGCGCACCCCAGGCCGTGCTGCGAGCTCACAAGAAGATACGCTCTTCTCGTACGCGCTTCAGCGACGCGTGTAATTGTCACAGACAGAGGCTCCCCCGccatctctgcctcttctccagGATGTGTGAATGACGAACAAAAGGTGTCGTGGAGCAGTGCGGTCTTGTCACTGGACAACgccgacagcgctgctgcgttggACTGGCTGGCTGAGGCGTCTTCAGAGGCTGGTACGCCACCCTCGTTTAGCATTGCCTCTGTTGCCCCCGCACATGTGATGGAGGCCAAGCGTCAGGCGAGTAGCACCACCATTCAGCAACACATGCACAGTCTTAACATTTTTACTCCCCATCGAATCCTTCAGCTGAGCGTGAGCCATCAACGTGACTCGACTGATGACAGCATCAAGCAGCTCAGATTCGAAGTGCAAGGCACCTACGATGTCAACCGTCCCCAACGCATTATCGGCATAGCCCCTCTTTTTTCGCCCAAGGCGCCAGCAccacttcttctcttctACGGCTTGGCAAGCAGGATCGTGACAAACAGCGATGGCAGCGATGAGGATACGCGGTCTGTGTATGGACAGCAGACGCGGAAGTCGACATGGGCTGTCGTCGCAGATGTTCAAGCGTCTCTACTTCATGAGCTCGCACCGTGGAGCTCTTCGGTAAAGGCGGAGGTGACACCGAAGAGAAGCATTGACGTGCAAGAACACCACTGTGAAGCGGAGCTCTTTGGAAAAATCCAGGCGATTGTCCAGGCAGAGGGCACACGCCTCCAGCGTCACTTAGATGAGCGCATGAACCGATTGGAAGCAATGCTGCAACGACTACTTCAGGATTGAAAAATGGCGGGGGTGCGTCTCTTGGCATCACCGACCTGCGCTGGCACAGACTCATCGCTCTCCCACCCGTACGTGGGGAGAGTGACCGTCACAGAAacgaaagcaaaaaaaaagaggaatgGGATCGAATAGGAAGCCACGTTCCTGTCGCtgccacacccacacccacacccacactgcCATAACTGCCGAGCGTGTTGGAGTCCGATGTGCATTGCCCATGATGGTGTATTAgctcattttttttcttctgcccTGTTTTCTAAAGGCGCAAGACAATGGCTGACTTTCTGGAGCTCCTCTATATGTGATT encodes:
- a CDS encoding cytochrome p450-like protein, with the translated sequence MIPITLPVKATAVVATVGALTYATMRALQAVYSAPPNMPEPAIPPNPEDGPLWSVVKRILYRHFYVVRKGDPLKTLQRWCTEFEYKPFVMKIFFRPHVVLSCPGDIEHVLLRADTKFYKDTGYDIVRIVVGRVGLVAVGNKEKHAMHRRILMPIFRSQNIRGLANEIIRVHALHMLGGLFDVIQCGSRQDAVVNLSDHIFRMALSAIGEAAFRASRSESLRVRTHFNAMMKMSRMNYFCPYLKSAAQRNARKILREMSVGLLDKNMQMNQIGARRCVMDALIDELYVHFSMEDVLDHVVNFLFAGHDTASHTMEFLFALLGANKEVQDRLYEALEDLMPSICTCPTVEELMECDYLVAVVKEVLRMYPAAPIIYRDAAEDVYLPESRVVIPKGMTVVITLFSLQRNTHVYGDDVDVFRPERWLYEEGEALRKRCGRCGYIPFSCGKRSCIGQEFGYLELLIVTALLVRHLKMELVGKFPEARYNITLVMSHPVSMRITARDGISVSQIYERIANVLDLNDEDAESAGNAAQEAGGMMGCKETTVRG